Part of the Candidatus Methanomethylicota archaeon genome, TTCCTAGTTTTATTAAGTAGCTAAGCCCTTTTCTATTTCAATATATAATATTTTAGAAGATCTTTGCAACTTTTATGGTTGCTTTTCTCAGCAAATTAATGTAATTGAGATGGTTTAAAAATATTTGGTTTGTTAAGTAAATTGTATTTTCTTATGTTACCTTTCTTCGCGAAATTCCCTTAGTTTTTCAGCGTATTCCCTTAGCTTTTTATCCACTAGGTAATTTATTGTCCCCTCTTCAAATTTGCCGTCAGGCATTCTTTCTCCAGCTTTTACTCCAGTTAATATTTCTATTCCCTCGTCTACTGTTTTTACTGGGTATATGTGGAATACCCCCTTCTCGACGGCTTCTATGACTTCATCGTTTAGGTTTAGGTCTTCCACATTTCCTTCAGGTATTATTACCCCTTGTTCTCCATTTAATCCCTTTATTTTGCATACTTTGTAGAATCCTTCTATCTTTTCATTTATCCCTCCTACTGCTTGTATTTCCCCCTTCTGGTTTACTGAACCAGTTACTGCTATTGATTGTTTTATTGGTATTCCTGATAGTGCTGATAGTAGTGCGTATAGTTCTGCGCTTGATGCGCTGTCGCCTTCAACCCCCTCATAGCTTTGTTCGAATACTATTCTTGCTGCTAGTGTGAGTGGTTTGTCGTAGGCGTACTTTTCTGTTAGGTAACCGTTTAATATCATGACCCCCTTTGTATGTATAGGTCCGCTTAATTCTGCTTCTCTTTCAATGTTTATTATTCCCTCCCTCCCCAATCCAACAGTTGCTGTTATTCTTACTGGTTTTCCAAATGTTAATTCTCCCAATTGTATTACTGCGAGTCCATTTACTTGTCCAACAACCTTGCCATGCACATCTATAAGTATGGTTCCACGTTTAATTAGTTCAAGTATTTTCTCTTCTATTAGATTTATTCTGTAGAATTTTTCTTCAAGAGCCCTCTTCACATGTGCTTCAGTTATGTAATTTGAGTTCTCCCTTCTAGCATACAAATCTGCTTCCCTAATTACATCTGAGATTTCTGCAAAGATTGTTGAAAGCTTTTTCTGATTTCCAGCCAGTCTTGAGCTGTATTCAATCACCCTCTTTACTGCTGATATGTCTAGGTGTTTAAGGTCTTCCTTTTTGCATAGTGTGCATATGAATGATATGTACTTCTCAATGTTCTCTTGGTTTAAGTCTATTTCCGTATCGAATTCTGCTTTAACTTTAAATAGTTCTTTGAAGTCTGGGTCAAACTTTATTAGTAGTTCATAGGTTAATGGTGTTCCTATCAATATTACTTTGAGGTTTAGTGGTATTGGTGTTGGTCTTAGGGTTTTTACTGTGGTTAATCCAGCCAATTCGGATGGTTCTTCTATTGATACGTTTCCTTGTCTCAAGGATAGTTTTAATGCTTCCCATGCCAATGGATTTCTCAAGATGTCTTCAGCATTTATCACTAGGTATCCTCCATTTGCTTTATGTAATGCTCCTGGGCGTATCATTGTGTGGTCTGTGTATAGTATTCCATGTCTTGATTCCTTCTCTATCTTTCCTATCACATTTGTGTATGTTGGGTTATATTCTATTACTACTGGTGCACCTTTAGTTTGTGAGTTGTCCACTATCACATTTACTTCATACTTCCTCATGAATGGTATCTCTTCCTCCTCGGCCCCCTCTTCCCTTTCTTCTTCGAGGAATTTGTTGTAGTTCTTTATAATGTCGTTCTTCACTTCTTCAAGATACGTTTTTACATCTTCGTTTTCCCCGTACTTTTCTCTAAGTAATGTGAATAGGTGTTCTATTGTGTATGCGGTTATTTCATTTGCTAATCTCTTTATTTCCT contains:
- a CDS encoding AAA family ATPase; the encoded protein is MSLKPSQIKRGLPPEKLKLKLDLSEIKCRSTEEVKPLEGIIGQSKAEKAIRFGLEIEKRGYNIYLSGLPGTGRTTAIKEYLEREAKNKPAPHDWCYVYNFKDPYRPKAIKLPPGRGIEFKRDMEVLMENIKMNIPKAFQSEEYAKRREAIIKAAEEQQRRILEELELKARRQGFIIRSGPTGIMVTPIINGKPLSEEVLMKMREEDRKKILEAQSKMIEEVREGMRQIRMIELKTHEEIKRLANEITAYTIEHLFTLLREKYGENEDVKTYLEEVKNDIIKNYNKFLEEEREEGAEEEEIPFMRKYEVNVIVDNSQTKGAPVVIEYNPTYTNVIGKIEKESRHGILYTDHTMIRPGALHKANGGYLVINAEDILRNPLAWEALKLSLRQGNVSIEEPSELAGLTTVKTLRPTPIPLNLKVILIGTPLTYELLIKFDPDFKELFKVKAEFDTEIDLNQENIEKYISFICTLCKKEDLKHLDISAVKRVIEYSSRLAGNQKKLSTIFAEISDVIREADLYARRENSNYITEAHVKRALEEKFYRINLIEEKILELIKRGTILIDVHGKVVGQVNGLAVIQLGELTFGKPVRITATVGLGREGIINIEREAELSGPIHTKGVMILNGYLTEKYAYDKPLTLAARIVFEQSYEGVEGDSASSAELYALLSALSGIPIKQSIAVTGSVNQKGEIQAVGGINEKIEGFYKVCKIKGLNGEQGVIIPEGNVEDLNLNDEVIEAVEKGVFHIYPVKTVDEGIEILTGVKAGERMPDGKFEEGTINYLVDKKLREYAEKLREFREER